The Streptomyces sp. NBC_01197 genome window below encodes:
- a CDS encoding purine-cytosine permease family protein translates to MSLPPAPSSTATGPRSVFDGRMPAEPGDLRIEARGIAPVPGQHRYGGPGRLFTVWFAPNLTMTGVFTGTVGIALGLDLPTALLAVVLGTLVGAVPTAYLGTWGSRTGAGQLPLARLAFGRSVTVPGLLQWLSSVAWDALIGLFGGDALARLCGWPFWLGVLVMMVGQGSLGVLGYEAIHRLQKLMTFVLAAAFVALAFRLPHSVHPAAVGSAHGADRVGAFILTSTIALSLALSWAPYASDFSRYLPQDTSRPRMFCYTLLGVSVSFVAVQALGLWGASVFTDQTARGVDRLLGGGLLGAFGLLAVALAALCSNAMNDYSGSLALQTIGLRIPRPFAAALAAVLGFPLVLWMHAADTAARFQNVLLFVGYWIPGFVAVVAVDWFARARAGEAVDPTAESVRSRSGRPALVAFCAAFAAAVPFMNTGLYTGPVAAALHGADLAYYAAFLTALVVYAPLRLRRYRTAASARSGPEDRL, encoded by the coding sequence ATGTCATTGCCACCTGCTCCCAGCAGCACGGCCACCGGTCCGCGGTCCGTCTTCGACGGCCGGATGCCCGCCGAGCCCGGCGACTTGCGGATCGAGGCTCGCGGGATCGCGCCGGTGCCCGGGCAGCACCGCTACGGCGGCCCGGGCCGGCTGTTCACCGTGTGGTTCGCCCCGAATCTGACCATGACCGGGGTGTTCACCGGCACCGTCGGTATCGCGCTCGGTCTTGACCTGCCGACCGCCCTGCTGGCCGTCGTGCTGGGCACCTTGGTGGGAGCTGTTCCCACCGCGTACCTCGGAACCTGGGGCAGCCGCACCGGGGCAGGTCAGCTGCCGTTGGCCCGGCTCGCGTTCGGCCGGTCCGTCACGGTTCCCGGTCTGCTGCAGTGGCTTTCGTCGGTGGCCTGGGACGCGCTCATCGGGCTGTTCGGCGGGGACGCGCTGGCCAGGCTCTGCGGCTGGCCGTTCTGGCTGGGTGTGCTGGTGATGATGGTGGGACAGGGGTCCCTCGGAGTACTGGGTTACGAAGCGATCCACCGGCTGCAGAAGCTGATGACCTTCGTACTCGCCGCCGCTTTCGTCGCCCTGGCCTTCAGGCTCCCGCACAGTGTCCACCCCGCGGCCGTCGGCAGCGCCCACGGCGCCGACCGCGTAGGCGCGTTCATACTGACCAGCACCATCGCTCTCAGTCTGGCGCTGTCGTGGGCTCCGTACGCCAGCGACTTCAGCCGCTACCTGCCGCAGGACACCTCCCGCCCGCGCATGTTCTGCTACACGCTTCTCGGCGTCAGCGTCTCCTTCGTGGCCGTCCAGGCGCTCGGGTTGTGGGGGGCCTCCGTCTTCACCGATCAGACCGCCCGGGGTGTCGACAGGCTGCTGGGCGGTGGCCTGCTCGGCGCCTTCGGGCTGCTGGCTGTGGCGCTGGCCGCTCTGTGCAGCAATGCCATGAACGACTACAGCGGCTCGCTGGCTCTGCAGACCATCGGTCTGCGCATCCCCCGTCCGTTCGCGGCCGCTCTCGCCGCCGTACTCGGTTTCCCGCTGGTGCTGTGGATGCATGCCGCTGACACGGCCGCCCGCTTCCAGAACGTACTGCTCTTCGTCGGCTACTGGATCCCCGGCTTCGTCGCCGTCGTCGCCGTCGACTGGTTCGCCCGGGCCCGAGCGGGTGAAGCGGTCGACCCCACAGCGGAGAGCGTCCGTTCGCGGTCCGGCCGGCCCGCTCTGGTGGCGTTCTGCGCCGCCTTCGCCGCAGCGGTTCCGTTCATGAACACGGGCCTCTACACAGGTCCGGTGGCTGCCGCACTGCACGGCGCCGACCTCGCCTACTACGCGGCCTTCCTCACCGCGCTCGTCGTCTACGCACCCCTCAGGCTGCGCCGCTACCGGACCGCCGCGTCTGCTCGCTCCGGCCCTGAAGACCGGCTTTGA
- a CDS encoding alpha/beta fold hydrolase, whose product MDDHSVVDVGDVRLAYRTWGDPFGAPVVLLHGLGGSSATWEETGRALGSEWRVYALDLRGHGESDWPDEYSFELMRDDVLGFLDELELDRVGVVGHSMGGVVAYLLAQEHADRVERLVLEETPPPYPREVAEPQRPEAPVDYDWNVVPAIKNEIRKPAPEWAERLGEIVAPTLLVTGGPDSSMPQDRIPDMAAEIPDCRTITIPVGHTVHALQPGQFSAAVSDFFTS is encoded by the coding sequence ATGGACGATCACTCTGTAGTCGATGTCGGCGACGTACGGCTCGCGTACCGCACCTGGGGCGACCCCTTCGGCGCGCCGGTGGTGCTGCTGCACGGTCTCGGCGGCTCGTCCGCGACCTGGGAGGAGACCGGCCGGGCGCTCGGCAGCGAGTGGCGGGTGTACGCCCTCGACCTGCGGGGACACGGGGAGAGCGACTGGCCGGACGAGTACTCGTTCGAGCTGATGCGCGACGACGTACTGGGCTTCCTGGACGAACTGGAACTGGACCGGGTCGGAGTCGTCGGCCACTCCATGGGCGGAGTCGTCGCCTATCTGCTCGCCCAGGAGCACGCGGACCGGGTGGAGCGGCTCGTCCTGGAGGAGACTCCGCCCCCGTACCCCAGGGAGGTGGCCGAACCGCAGCGCCCCGAAGCCCCGGTCGACTACGACTGGAACGTGGTGCCCGCCATCAAGAACGAGATCCGGAAGCCCGCTCCGGAGTGGGCCGAGCGGCTCGGCGAGATCGTCGCCCCGACTCTGCTCGTGACCGGCGGCCCCGACAGCTCCATGCCGCAGGACCGGATCCCCGACATGGCAGCGGAAATTCCCGACTGCCGGACGATCACGATCCCGGTCGGCCACACCGTGCACGCCCTGCAGCCCGGACAGTTCTCGGCCGCGGTCAGCGACTTCTTCACCAGCTGA
- a CDS encoding chitosanase — translation MQQNTRHGTSHSVQRAVSATGLDDPAKKEIAMKLVSSAENSSLDWKAQYKYIEDIGDGRGYTAGIIGFCSGTGDMLDLVKLYTDREPGNPLAKYLPALEKVNGSDSHSGLGSAFESAWRTAAKDTAFQTAQNDERDRVYFNPAVKQGKADGIGVLGQFAYYDAIVMHGDGDDKTSFSSIRRRALAKAKTPAQGGNETTYLNAFLDARVWAMQQEEAHSDTSRVDTEQRVFLKNGNLDLHTPLKWKVYGDPYSIS, via the coding sequence ATGCAGCAGAACACCCGGCACGGCACGTCCCACAGCGTGCAACGCGCGGTCTCCGCGACCGGGCTCGACGACCCGGCGAAGAAGGAGATCGCCATGAAACTGGTCTCCAGCGCCGAGAACTCCTCGCTGGACTGGAAGGCCCAGTACAAGTACATCGAGGACATAGGAGACGGCCGCGGTTACACCGCCGGCATCATCGGGTTCTGCTCGGGCACCGGCGACATGCTGGACCTGGTGAAGCTGTACACCGACCGGGAGCCGGGCAACCCGCTCGCCAAGTACCTCCCCGCGCTGGAGAAGGTCAACGGCAGCGACTCGCACTCGGGCCTCGGCTCGGCCTTCGAGAGCGCCTGGAGGACCGCGGCCAAGGACACCGCGTTCCAGACCGCGCAGAACGACGAGCGCGACCGGGTGTACTTCAACCCTGCGGTCAAGCAGGGCAAGGCGGACGGCATCGGGGTCCTGGGCCAGTTCGCGTACTACGACGCCATCGTCATGCACGGTGACGGCGACGACAAGACCAGCTTCAGCTCCATCCGCAGGAGGGCGCTGGCCAAGGCCAAGACCCCGGCCCAGGGCGGCAACGAGACCACGTACCTCAACGCCTTCCTCGACGCCCGCGTGTGGGCGATGCAGCAGGAGGAGGCCCACAGCGACACCAGCCGGGTCGACACCGAGCAGCGCGTCTTCCTGAAGAACGGCAATCTCGACCTGCACACGCCGCTCAAGTGGAAGGTCTACGGGGACCCGTACAGCATCAGCTGA
- a CDS encoding nucleobase:cation symporter-2 family protein, whose translation MAAEPRFRTDAAETAADTESTGAPGATSEDPGTISAEQGETAAKHPVDEILPPFKMFSSGLQHVAAMYAGVVAPPMIVGPAVGLTAKETAFLVGAALFTAGIATLFQTLGFWRVGSRLPFVNGVSFGGVSPMIAIGKGRGHEGIAVIFGAIIVASVLGFILAPYFSKLLRFFPPVVTGTVITLIGVSLLPVAFGWSQGTQGAAGYGSMKNIGMAALTLLIVLALRKLLRGFLQQIAILLGLVVGTVVAIPMGMTSFDAMRNADPVGFPTPFHFGAPQFEISAIISMCIVMLVCMTESTADMLALGKVVGRPADERTIEGGLRADTVSSLISPFFNSFMASAFAQNIGLVAMTKVRSRYVVATGGGILILLGLCPMAAAAIALVPLPVLGGAGIVLFGSVAASGIQTLAGAAMEKGENALIVATSLGIGLIPIAAPDFYHAFPKNVLVVLDSGISTGCVVAIVLNLAFNHLGRRKSDGTPETVGEPTVDDNATQQAVAKAAAALH comes from the coding sequence GTGGCCGCCGAGCCCAGGTTTCGCACCGATGCAGCAGAAACAGCCGCCGACACCGAATCAACCGGAGCCCCCGGAGCGACCTCCGAGGACCCCGGCACCATCTCAGCGGAACAGGGAGAGACCGCTGCGAAGCACCCGGTCGACGAAATCCTTCCGCCCTTCAAGATGTTCAGCAGTGGCCTTCAGCATGTGGCCGCCATGTACGCGGGAGTTGTCGCCCCGCCGATGATCGTGGGCCCCGCCGTGGGGCTCACCGCCAAGGAGACCGCCTTCCTCGTCGGGGCGGCCCTGTTCACCGCGGGCATCGCCACCCTGTTCCAGACCCTCGGGTTCTGGCGGGTCGGTTCCCGGCTGCCGTTCGTCAACGGTGTCTCGTTCGGCGGTGTCAGCCCGATGATCGCCATCGGCAAGGGCCGCGGACACGAGGGCATCGCCGTGATCTTCGGCGCGATCATCGTGGCGAGCGTGCTGGGGTTCATACTCGCCCCGTACTTCAGCAAGTTGCTCCGGTTCTTCCCGCCGGTCGTCACCGGCACCGTCATCACCCTCATCGGGGTCTCGCTGCTGCCGGTCGCCTTCGGCTGGTCGCAGGGGACACAGGGGGCCGCGGGCTACGGCTCGATGAAGAACATCGGCATGGCCGCCCTCACCCTGTTGATCGTCCTGGCCCTGCGGAAACTGCTCCGCGGCTTCCTCCAGCAGATCGCCATCCTGCTGGGTCTGGTGGTCGGTACGGTCGTCGCCATACCGATGGGCATGACCAGCTTCGACGCGATGCGCAACGCCGACCCGGTCGGGTTCCCGACGCCCTTCCACTTCGGCGCCCCGCAGTTCGAGATCTCCGCGATCATCTCGATGTGCATCGTGATGCTCGTCTGTATGACCGAGTCGACCGCCGACATGCTGGCGCTCGGCAAGGTGGTGGGCCGGCCCGCCGACGAGCGGACCATCGAGGGGGGACTGCGCGCCGACACGGTCTCCAGCCTGATCAGCCCGTTCTTCAACAGCTTCATGGCGAGCGCCTTCGCACAGAACATCGGCCTGGTGGCGATGACCAAGGTGCGCAGCCGGTACGTCGTGGCGACCGGCGGCGGAATCCTGATCCTGCTCGGCCTCTGTCCGATGGCCGCGGCGGCGATCGCGCTCGTACCGCTGCCGGTGCTGGGCGGTGCCGGGATCGTGCTCTTCGGCTCGGTCGCGGCCAGCGGTATCCAGACGCTGGCGGGTGCGGCCATGGAGAAGGGCGAGAACGCCCTGATCGTCGCCACCTCGCTGGGCATCGGGCTGATCCCGATCGCGGCGCCGGACTTCTACCACGCGTTCCCGAAGAACGTCCTGGTGGTGCTCGACTCGGGCATTTCCACCGGGTGTGTGGTGGCCATCGTGCTCAACCTGGCCTTCAACCACCTGGGGCGAAGGAAGAGCGACGGGACCCCGGAGACGGTGGGCGAGCCCACTGTCGACGACAACGCGACACAGCAGGCTGTCGCCAAGGCGGCAGCCGCACTCCACTGA
- a CDS encoding 8-oxoguanine deaminase, with amino-acid sequence MAATAAARTVIENVAIATVDAHDTEYASGHVVVAGNRIESVGAGKAPDGLTGVVRRIDGTAHLVTPGLVNTHHHFYQWITRGVATDHNLFNWLVALYPTWARIDEQMVRSAAQGSLAMMARGGVTTAMDHHYVFPQGSGDLSSAVIGAAAEMGVRFTLARGSMDRSKKDGGLPPDFAVETLEGALAATEATVDQHHDASFDSMTQVAVAPCSPFSVSTELLKQGAELARRKGVRLHTHGSETVEEEQFCKELFGMGPTDYFESTGWLGDDVWMAHCVHMNDSDIAAFARTGTGVAHCPSSNARLAAGIARVPDMLKAGVPVGLGVDGTASNESGELHTELRNALLINRLGAHREAALNARQALRLGTYGGAQVLGRAAEIGSLEPGKLADLVLWKMDTLAHASIADPVTALVFGAAAPVTLSLVNGKPVVEDNHLTTVDEDAIARSTRDEARRLAQIAAQA; translated from the coding sequence ATGGCAGCAACGGCAGCCGCGCGCACGGTCATCGAGAACGTAGCCATCGCGACAGTCGACGCCCACGACACCGAGTACGCATCGGGGCATGTCGTGGTCGCAGGGAATCGCATCGAATCCGTCGGCGCGGGCAAGGCCCCCGACGGACTCACCGGCGTCGTACGCCGGATCGACGGCACCGCACACCTGGTGACTCCGGGCCTGGTCAACACCCACCACCACTTCTACCAGTGGATCACCCGGGGTGTGGCCACCGACCACAATCTCTTCAACTGGCTCGTCGCGCTCTACCCGACCTGGGCGCGCATCGACGAGCAGATGGTCCGCTCGGCCGCGCAGGGCTCCCTCGCCATGATGGCCCGCGGTGGCGTCACCACCGCGATGGACCACCACTATGTCTTCCCGCAGGGCTCCGGCGACCTGTCGAGCGCCGTCATCGGCGCCGCCGCCGAGATGGGCGTACGGTTCACGCTGGCCCGCGGCTCCATGGACCGCAGCAAGAAGGACGGCGGGCTGCCCCCGGACTTCGCCGTCGAGACCCTCGAAGGCGCGCTCGCGGCCACCGAGGCGACGGTCGACCAGCACCACGACGCCTCGTTCGACTCGATGACCCAGGTCGCCGTCGCACCCTGCTCGCCCTTCTCCGTCTCGACCGAACTGCTCAAGCAGGGGGCCGAGCTGGCGCGCCGCAAGGGTGTACGCCTGCACACCCACGGCAGCGAGACCGTGGAGGAGGAGCAGTTCTGCAAGGAGCTGTTCGGGATGGGCCCGACCGACTACTTCGAGTCGACAGGCTGGCTCGGCGACGACGTGTGGATGGCGCACTGCGTCCACATGAACGACTCCGACATCGCCGCCTTCGCCCGGACCGGGACCGGCGTCGCCCACTGCCCGTCCTCCAACGCCCGTCTGGCGGCCGGGATCGCCCGGGTCCCCGACATGCTGAAGGCCGGCGTGCCGGTCGGCCTCGGAGTCGACGGCACCGCGTCCAACGAGTCCGGCGAACTGCACACCGAGCTGCGCAACGCCCTGCTCATCAACCGCCTCGGCGCCCACCGCGAAGCGGCCCTCAACGCCCGTCAGGCGCTTCGCCTCGGCACGTACGGCGGAGCCCAGGTCCTGGGCCGTGCCGCGGAGATCGGTTCGCTGGAACCGGGGAAGCTCGCCGACCTGGTGCTGTGGAAGATGGACACCCTCGCCCACGCCTCCATCGCCGACCCGGTGACCGCGCTCGTCTTCGGCGCCGCGGCCCCCGTCACGCTCTCCCTCGTCAACGGCAAGCCCGTCGTCGAGGACAACCACCTGACCACGGTGGACGAGGACGCCATCGCCCGCTCCACGCGGGACGAGGCCCGGCGCCTGGCGCAGATCGCCGCGCAGGCCTGA
- the pucL gene encoding factor-independent urate hydroxylase — protein sequence MPTILGQNQYGKAENRVVKITRDGDTHHIKDLNVSVALSGEMDDVHYSGSNANVLPTDTTKNTVFAFAKEHGIESAEQFGIHLARHFVTSQEGIHRARIRIEEYAWERIATSDASSQFIGADDVQHSFVRKGQELRTAEITFDGEKWQVISGLKNLTVMNSTNSEFWGYAKDKYTTLKEAYDRILATAVSSQWRYNWTSDADRMPNWEKSYEQCKKHMLQAFAETYSLSLQQTMYQMGSRIINSRSEIDEIRFSLPNSHHFLVDLEPFGLKNDNEVYFAADRPYGLIEGTILRDGADPRIPVDMTNL from the coding sequence ATGCCCACGATTCTCGGCCAGAACCAGTACGGCAAAGCAGAGAACCGCGTAGTCAAGATCACGCGGGACGGCGACACCCACCACATCAAGGATCTGAACGTCTCGGTCGCCCTCTCCGGCGAGATGGACGACGTCCACTACTCCGGCTCCAATGCCAACGTGCTGCCGACCGACACCACCAAGAACACGGTGTTCGCGTTCGCCAAGGAGCACGGCATCGAGTCCGCCGAGCAGTTCGGCATCCACCTCGCCCGGCACTTCGTGACCAGCCAGGAAGGGATCCACCGCGCCAGGATCCGCATCGAGGAGTACGCCTGGGAGCGCATCGCCACCTCCGACGCCAGCTCGCAGTTCATCGGCGCCGACGACGTCCAGCACTCCTTCGTCCGCAAGGGCCAGGAGCTGCGCACCGCCGAGATCACCTTCGACGGTGAGAAGTGGCAGGTCATCTCGGGTCTGAAGAACCTGACGGTGATGAACTCCACCAACTCGGAGTTCTGGGGCTACGCCAAGGACAAGTACACGACGCTCAAGGAGGCGTACGACCGCATCCTCGCGACCGCGGTGTCGTCCCAGTGGCGGTACAACTGGACCAGCGACGCGGACCGTATGCCGAACTGGGAGAAGTCCTACGAGCAGTGCAAGAAGCACATGCTCCAGGCCTTCGCCGAGACGTACTCGCTCTCCCTGCAGCAGACCATGTACCAGATGGGCTCGCGCATCATCAACAGCCGCAGCGAGATCGACGAGATCCGGTTCTCGCTGCCGAACAGCCACCACTTCCTGGTGGACCTGGAGCCCTTCGGCCTCAAGAACGACAACGAGGTCTACTTCGCGGCCGACCGGCCGTACGGACTGATCGAGGGGACCATCCTGCGGGACGGCGCCGATCCCCGTATCCCGGTGGACATGACCAACCTCTGA
- the uraH gene encoding hydroxyisourate hydrolase: protein MSTQTTASVSTHILDTSVGRPAEGVAISLAARSGHGEQWTALGGSATDADGRCKDLPALPEGTTHVRLDFETEAYFSKKQAEAQQDAPRVRDSGAFFPEVAITFAVVPGEHFHVPLLLNPFGYSVYRGS from the coding sequence TTGAGCACGCAGACCACCGCTTCGGTGTCCACGCACATCCTGGACACCAGCGTGGGACGCCCGGCCGAAGGTGTCGCCATCTCGCTCGCGGCCCGCAGTGGCCACGGCGAGCAGTGGACGGCCCTGGGAGGATCCGCGACCGACGCCGACGGGCGCTGCAAGGACCTGCCGGCCCTGCCGGAAGGAACAACCCACGTACGCCTCGATTTCGAAACCGAGGCGTACTTCTCCAAGAAACAAGCCGAGGCACAGCAGGACGCCCCCCGCGTAAGGGACAGCGGCGCTTTCTTCCCGGAGGTGGCGATCACATTCGCCGTCGTCCCGGGTGAGCACTTCCACGTACCGCTGCTGCTCAACCCGTTCGGCTACTCCGTATACCGAGGGAGCTAG
- the uraD gene encoding 2-oxo-4-hydroxy-4-carboxy-5-ureidoimidazoline decarboxylase, translating to MTSSPERLPGENPGTPEGLARFNTLRDSVARAALHEVCASSVWGSKILAQRPYATAEALFRASDAATAELTAEDLAEAMAGHPPIGRPKPGDPTSSREQRGMAGATEELKAEMLELNLAYQEKFGHVFLICATGATGEQMRDAMKARSGNTPEQERAIVRTELGKINRIRLNLVATATAENAAAAEEGE from the coding sequence GTGACTTCGAGTCCAGAGCGTTTGCCGGGGGAGAACCCCGGAACCCCCGAGGGTCTCGCCCGGTTCAACACCCTGCGGGACAGCGTGGCGCGAGCCGCGCTTCACGAGGTCTGCGCCAGTTCGGTCTGGGGGAGCAAAATCCTCGCCCAGCGCCCGTACGCCACAGCTGAGGCACTCTTCCGCGCCAGTGACGCCGCCACGGCGGAGCTGACCGCGGAGGATCTGGCCGAGGCGATGGCAGGGCACCCGCCGATCGGGCGGCCGAAACCCGGAGACCCGACCTCCTCCCGTGAACAGCGGGGGATGGCCGGAGCCACCGAGGAGCTCAAGGCCGAGATGCTCGAACTGAACCTGGCCTACCAGGAGAAGTTCGGACATGTCTTTCTGATCTGCGCGACCGGTGCCACCGGCGAGCAGATGCGCGACGCGATGAAGGCCCGGTCCGGCAATACGCCCGAGCAGGAGCGCGCGATCGTGCGCACCGAACTGGGCAAGATCAACCGTATCCGGCTGAATCTGGTCGCAACGGCCACCGCGGAGAACGCGGCGGCCGCGGAAGAAGGAGAGTGA
- a CDS encoding recombinase family protein: MTVTFEDLWPVALLDEAGWSASERRELADLQERLSALPATASRVLLSIRLSILTDETTSPIRQELDLVRMAVERGSRVVGIARDLGVSATKVPPWKRPQLGEWIRNRAPEFDEILFWKLDRFVRRISDLHLMIEWCKEYQKTLAAKNDPIDLSTEFGQFMVTIIAGMARIEAANTGVRIESLWKFSRTVEKRWLIGKPVYGYKTELGEDGTKSLVFDQGKVRALRWVYSMVIRGASLYKACKLLTRAGILPPNKGQWSQGNLKVILINPALMGYRVYRPEGHKQGKPPLIAYSTDGTPIKITEGIFTKEEFDRMQSILEARSNKEVKQQNQRTPFLGIIKCGNCGKNWYDTAKSWKRATGEVMNSSRLRCSSYLTGSCGMKALNDPGKIYSLLKDTVLEEIGDYEVIHRKYTRGDDSLARKIQLEEQISHYMTALEPGGSYRDGGFIEAKAKETLSSLGRELASIDPESVEDRWTYESQGVTYRQHWETHGVKKMEEDLVRSGITFVIYEDHADLNVPHDIKERLIVRGDFFGAKRI; this comes from the coding sequence GTGACTGTGACCTTTGAAGACCTGTGGCCCGTGGCCCTCCTGGACGAAGCTGGCTGGTCCGCTTCCGAGAGGAGAGAGCTTGCCGACCTACAGGAGAGGCTGTCAGCCCTCCCAGCGACCGCTTCGCGAGTCCTGCTGTCCATCCGTCTCTCCATCCTGACTGACGAGACCACATCTCCCATTAGGCAAGAGCTGGACCTTGTCCGCATGGCTGTAGAGCGGGGAAGCAGGGTGGTGGGCATAGCACGAGACCTAGGGGTATCCGCTACCAAAGTGCCTCCGTGGAAGAGACCTCAGCTAGGAGAGTGGATCAGGAACAGAGCCCCTGAGTTCGATGAGATCTTGTTTTGGAAACTGGACCGCTTCGTAAGAAGGATCTCTGACCTGCATCTGATGATCGAGTGGTGCAAGGAGTACCAGAAGACCCTTGCAGCCAAGAATGACCCGATTGACCTAAGCACAGAGTTCGGTCAGTTCATGGTCACAATCATTGCTGGTATGGCTCGGATTGAGGCAGCCAACACAGGAGTCCGTATCGAGTCCCTGTGGAAGTTCTCTCGCACTGTTGAAAAGCGCTGGCTAATTGGAAAGCCTGTATACGGGTACAAGACCGAGCTAGGAGAGGACGGAACTAAGTCCCTGGTATTTGACCAGGGTAAGGTTCGGGCACTTCGTTGGGTGTACTCCATGGTGATTCGCGGAGCATCGCTCTATAAAGCCTGCAAGCTACTCACTCGCGCTGGCATTCTCCCCCCCAACAAGGGGCAATGGTCACAGGGCAACTTGAAGGTGATCCTCATCAACCCCGCCCTTATGGGATATAGGGTCTATCGCCCTGAAGGGCATAAGCAGGGAAAGCCCCCACTCATCGCCTACAGCACTGATGGCACTCCTATCAAGATTACCGAGGGCATCTTCACCAAGGAAGAGTTTGACCGAATGCAATCCATTCTTGAGGCCAGATCCAACAAGGAAGTGAAGCAGCAAAACCAGAGAACGCCCTTTCTCGGAATCATCAAATGTGGCAACTGTGGAAAGAACTGGTACGACACAGCAAAGTCCTGGAAGAGAGCTACGGGGGAGGTCATGAATAGCAGCAGACTCCGTTGTTCCTCTTACTTGACAGGCTCTTGCGGCATGAAGGCTCTTAACGATCCTGGGAAGATCTACTCACTACTCAAGGACACAGTGCTGGAAGAGATTGGCGACTATGAAGTCATTCATAGGAAGTACACTCGCGGAGATGACAGCCTGGCAAGGAAGATCCAGCTTGAAGAGCAAATCAGCCACTACATGACTGCCCTTGAGCCTGGAGGAAGTTACCGCGATGGAGGATTCATTGAGGCCAAAGCAAAGGAGACCCTGTCTTCACTCGGTAGGGAGCTAGCTAGCATTGATCCTGAGTCTGTAGAAGACCGCTGGACGTATGAATCCCAAGGAGTCACTTACCGGCAGCACTGGGAAACACACGGCGTGAAGAAGATGGAGGAAGACCTAGTCCGCAGTGGGATCACTTTCGTAATCTATGAGGACCACGCTGACCTGAATGTCCCTCATGACATCAAGGAACGGCTGATTGTCCGAGGGGACTTCTTCGGAGCAAAGCGCATTTGA
- a CDS encoding deoxycytidylate deaminase, whose protein sequence is MTQLREVTDDRPDWPTYFLGIAQAVAARGDCLRSRVGAVLVGQDNRIKSTGFNGSYPGGPSCLAGECPRCVSDQPSGSGYEDCVETHAEANALLYASWEDCQGATLYVTRKPCKDCSKLIRAASIEEVTWIED, encoded by the coding sequence ATGACACAGCTGAGGGAAGTGACTGATGACAGACCAGACTGGCCGACTTACTTCCTTGGAATTGCTCAAGCTGTTGCAGCAAGGGGTGATTGCCTACGAAGTCGGGTGGGAGCTGTTCTCGTTGGACAGGACAATAGAATTAAGTCCACAGGGTTCAACGGCTCCTACCCGGGAGGACCCTCCTGCCTCGCAGGAGAGTGCCCTAGATGCGTCTCAGACCAGCCCTCAGGATCAGGCTATGAAGACTGTGTCGAAACACACGCCGAAGCCAATGCACTCCTCTACGCCTCCTGGGAGGACTGCCAAGGAGCGACCCTTTACGTCACTCGCAAACCCTGCAAGGACTGTTCGAAACTGATACGAGCAGCCAGCATTGAAGAAGTCACTTGGATTGAGGACTGA